In a single window of the Synechococcus sp. MW101C3 genome:
- a CDS encoding SRPBCC family protein, with amino-acid sequence MERLPQGARRLAVQLRIDLKDDLIWSVLTDYEHLSRFIPNLSTSRLLWRRDDRVGLEQVGCQQFCGLRFSARVELELQEVREHGMLRFAMIQGDFRRFEGAWQVSPDPIGSRLLYDLTVQGRPGMPIALIEQRLREDLAANLRAVQQEALRRSGRL; translated from the coding sequence ATGGAGCGCCTGCCCCAGGGGGCTCGCCGTCTGGCCGTTCAGCTGCGCATCGACCTCAAGGACGACCTGATCTGGTCGGTGCTCACGGATTACGAGCACCTCAGCCGCTTCATCCCGAACCTCTCCACCTCGCGGTTGCTGTGGCGCCGCGACGACCGGGTGGGTCTGGAGCAGGTGGGCTGCCAACAGTTCTGTGGTCTGCGCTTCTCGGCGCGGGTGGAACTGGAGCTCCAGGAAGTGCGGGAACACGGCATGCTCCGCTTCGCCATGATCCAGGGCGATTTCCGCCGTTTTGAAGGGGCGTGGCAGGTGAGCCCGGATCCGATCGGCTCCCGGCTCCTTTACGACCTCACCGTGCAGGGCCGCCCGGGTATGCCGATCGCGCTGATTGAGCAGCGCCTGCGCGAAGACCTGGCTGCCAACCTGCGGGCAGTGCAACAGGAAGCACTGCGCCGCTCGGGCCGCCTCTGA